The nucleotide sequence ataaatataaaaaaaattacaaataaattacattgGGTAAGAATTTTCTTGCTCCTGAACAGTTACTTAGCTCTTAAAGAGATGAGCAATATTGAAAAGCAGATTTTCGGTAATCCCTTAAGCAACACACTCTGCATCGTACCTTCGATAAGTTTTGGCCAGCGAAACTTGGCAATCCTTTGCGGATGCAATTTGGAATTAATTATGGCCCGCTtgcttgccacttgccacttggcCGGGAACTTTTTGGGGGGCGAGCGGAGAACGGCCGACGCAGCCGCAACTTCGGACCAGCTTGTGCTGAGGTTACAAATTCTCATATGTCGCCACACACACAGGACGAAATGTGATGGACAGAAGGACATTTGGGGGCGAGGAGGTTTGGGTGGATTGGAAGCAGTTGACACAAGAGCATTTAACGCTTCAGCAcgttttcaattcaatttccacATCTTGAAGGCTGCGCCAAGGAAGCCGAGGCGTTGGAGCGTGCGAAAACTTAAGCAGACGCACCGAGCATGACAAACGAGGCTAAGGACAATGCCGGCAggataatgataatgaaagCGAATCGTGGGCGCTGCAAGACGACGGGCGTGGCCGGATAAAAAACGGAAGCTAGTGCTGCTTAATGAAGATGCCTGCAGTGGCAGCCTTGCAATAAATCAACAAATTACGCGGCAAGGGCTGACTAGGGGATTGTATCTCGCAGATACCGAGATACTTGGCCATATTTGTGCGCAGAAACAATAAGTGAACCgcttaaaaatgcataaatcaaGGCCCAAAACGCAGCCAAGGGAACTGAAACAAAAGCGAAGCGAGAAGCAACTGTCAAAATGATAATCGCCAACAACTGTTGAGGCTGTCTTGGCCTTATGACAAATGTTGTCGTCTCGAAaagggggtgtgtgtgtgtgtgtttcctAAAACACCACCCACCACGCACTGGCCGAAATCAATGTTTGAAAAACACATTTTACTTATTAGTTTCGCTATGTTTGCGGAGGACAGGGTCACTCAAAATAGCGCATCATAATGGGACAGAGCAGAACTGAacgatttcgattccgatcCATCCATGTCGGTCATAATcgtaaaaacaaatgcaaaacgcAAAAGCCAAATTCCTGACAGCACATTCCCCCAATTGTCAACCCCTTAATCCACTTGTTTTCCAAAACCCATAATCCTCTCTTTGACGGCTGCCCATTATCATAATCTTattgttggtggtggtggagatTCCAGTCCAGCCCAGCTGACCATTTGCTGAAACACTTTTCGACATCTTTTTGAGTATTTTACTATGGGATGCAATCTCAAAATCGGATTATCAGCGGTCATGAAAACAGTCTTGGCAATTAATCATTGCTTAAGTAAACATAAATAGTAAATATGATTAGTATGGCAACAGTGACGGAATAATTGATTGGTAGATGAAATAAATTCACTTATGAACAAAACTTTTAGTATCTCTTTCTTAGCTCAAAGAAATATCGATATAATAAGTCAGTTGATAATGGTGAGACCTAACTTGAAGCTTTAAATTCGAGTTCTTGCGTCTATCACTTTCGTTTTTATGGTATTACTATCACAGAAGTTAGAGagatatataaattataagcCTTCATTTTAATTCTTAACGTATTATACAAAATGGGTGAATTGCAAGCGGGAAAATCGCCCTTTAAGACAAGAAACACCTTTGATGAAAACTTAAAGATCTGGAGTGGTGGCGAAAAACGCAGTTTATTCTCACCAGATTTGTCCATTGGAGAAATTATCTTTCAACAAATGGAGCGCAATGCTATGCTCACTGCCCAGGTacttaataaatttacaagaaacaatatttatattcatcGAAACAAAACCTTTAGATTTCAGTTACAGAAAACACTGAGCTGACCTGGAAAGACATCCAGACAAACGCGATGAAGGTGGCAAGTTATATGCGTAAACTGGGTCTGGAGCAAGGTGACTTTGTGGGAGTCATTGGCAGGTTGACCACTCACTTGACTGCTCTGGCCTATGCCTGTTTCTTTAATGGAACTCCTTATCATGCCCTACACACCGAATACGAACAATCTGCCATCGAGAGACTGTTCGGAATAACCAAGCCACGCTTAATCTTCTGTGATGGAGATGAGTTTGAGAAAGTTCAAGCAGCCACCAAAGGCCTTCAGGTACAAATAGTAACCATGCGTAATCACCCGGCAGGAATATTGAGAATTCAGGATATTTTAACCACTCCCGTGGAGATGAACTTTCGACCAGTGCGACTGAAAGacggtactgatcaactaCTGGCCATTCTTAGCTCTTCGGGAACATCCGGCCTTCCAAAGGCAGTCACCATTAGCAATAGTCACCAGATTATTGGGAGTTTTCTGTAAATATTACCACCTTAATTTTATACACCCAtctaatttattattttcagaCCCGTGGATAGCTCGATTATTCAGTATAACCCAAACACTTTGGATTGGGCATCAGGCATCACGATGACCATCAATGCAGCCGTGTTTAGCTTGACTAGTATAATTGAAGATTGTGACTTTGATCCTGCCAATTTGTGTGGCCTAATTGAGAAGTATCGAATATCGATGGTGTTCGTAAGTTCCTCGCAATTGGCGATGCTGTCCAATTGCCCGGAATTCTATGCGGCGGACCTATCATCCGTGAAGTATTTCTTTTACGGCGGATCAAACTGCTCACTGGAAGTCCAGAACAAAATTCGCAGCCGTCTAAGCAACGAATGTGTAAATTTCAGTTATACACTAACCGAGTTGAACAGCCCCGGATGCCTAAACTTCAACTTCGATGAGAAACCCAATTCAGTGGGTCGTCCGGTTAGAGGCATTCAAATCAAAATAGTCAACGAGCTGGGTGAAGCACAAGGACCCAATGTCGTGGGCGAGATATGCTTCAATAATGGTCAGAAATGGCCTGGTTACTACAAGAATCCGGAAGAAACGAAGAAGATGCAGGACTCGGAGAACTGGTTTCACACCGGGGACCTGGGCTACATGGACGAGGATGGATATTTGTTCATTATCGATCGCTTGAAGGATATGCTCAAGTATCAGACCATCATGTATTACCCCAGCGAGATTGAAAGTGTCATCGCTGAAATGCCAAATGTTGTGGAAGCTTGTGTCTTTGGCATTTGGGATCCCGTTTATGGAGATAAGGCAGCCGCTTCAGTGGTCAAGAAACAAGGAACCCAACTAGAGGCCCAGGATGTTGTGGAGTATGTGAGGAAACGTATACCTGCCAAATTTAAGCAGTTGAATGGAGGAGCTTTGATTGTGGATCACATTATTCAGAGTGGCAATAGAAAAGCAAACAGAGCGGCCACAAAAGCTGAGTTTTTACGAATTATGGAGAAGAAttagttttgcatatttaattattgtaatgtttatgttgtatttgtatttttattgtatttgtatttgtatttgttgtatttatcGTAAGCTTTTTAAGAGGTTCGCCATCTTAGGCATTTTTTCATATTCGCCGAGTAAAATAATACCGAAACACATATCGATTACAAAATCGTTAATACAGCTGATCTTTCGTAATTATGTACATTATTGCTGTGAAATAGCATTGCTGATACGAGGGGTTATAATAGcataatttacttaaaaactaataatCGACTCAGCATTTTCTTATAATGGCTGAAATGgaagtaaaacaaaaactattGAACGCGATGTGCACTTATGATGATAAACTCAAGATCTGGAGTGGTCGTGAAGCACCAAGTTTATTTTCGCCAAACTTATCAATCGGAGAGATAATCTTTGGGGATATGGTAAACAATCCGAAACTCATTGCCCAGGTGAGTTTCTTTTCTCTCGAAATCAGAGAAATGTATAGATTTGCATTGAACCACCAGATCTCGATCACGGAGGACATCGTACTCACCCGCGAAGATCTTCATATGAATGCGATGCGAGTGGCTAGTTATATGAGGAATATGGGCTTGGGGCAAACTGATATAGTGGGGGTCATGGGCAGACACACGACTCACCAATCAGCTGTGGCATATGCATGCTTCTTCAACGGAACCCCCTTACACGCCCTTCACAATGCCTACGAAGAGGCATGCATCGCCAAACTTTTTGGAATCACAAAGCCCCGCTTGATCTTCTGCGATGGTGATGAGTATGAAAAGGTTAAATCGGCCACCAAGGACCTCCAGGTAACGATAGTCACCATGCGGAATCATCCGAGGGGATCAGTGAGGATCCAGGATGTTCTGACCACTCCAGTGATGCAGAATTTCCAACCACTTCGTCTCAAAGATGGCATCGATCACACTCTGGCCATTCTCAGTTCTTCCGGCACCTCGGGATTTCCAAAGGCAGTTACCATCAGCAATAGTCACAAGATCATTGTGGACTACATGTAAATATAGTTAAAgacttttatttcattttcttaaaCAACTACATTTCAGGGCAATTAATAACTCCAATATTCAGTATACGTCGAGCACCCTGGACTGGTGCTCGGGTCTTTCGATGGCCATAACCTCTGGCGTGTTCAGTACCACTAGTATTATAGCGGACTGTGACTTTGATCCTGGGCTATTTTGTCGCGCCATTGGAAAGTATAGGATCTCGATGGTGCTTCTAAGTAGCTCCTACCTAGCCATATTTGCCAACTGCCCAGAGTTCGAATCGGCTGACCTGTCTTCATTAAATTACGTGATTTTTGGAGGATCAAGCTGTTCTCTGGAAGTTCAGCGTAAAGTTCGCAGCCGTCTTAGCCACGATTGCCTAAATTTTTGCTACGGCCTAACTGAGCTCAACAGTGCGGGCAGCGTTAACTTAAATTTCGATGAGAAACCCAATTCAGTGGGTCGTGCGATTAGGGGTATAAAAATCAAGGTAATCGACGAGCAGGGTGAAGCTCAGGAACCCAATGTCGTGGGAGAGATATGCTTCCACAATAGCCAAAAATGGGCTGGTTACTACAAAAATCCCGATGAAACCAGGCAAATTCAAGACTCTGAGAACTGGATTCACACAGGGGACTTGGGCTATGTGGATAAGGATGGTTATCTATTTGTTATCGATCGCCTAAAGGATATGCTGAAGTATCAGAACATAATGTATTATCCCAGTGAGATTGAGAATGTCATCGCCGAAATGCCAAATGTGCTCGAGGCTTGTGTGTTCGGCATTTGGGATCCAGTAAATGGAGATGAGGCAG is from Drosophila melanogaster chromosome 3L and encodes:
- the CG5568 gene encoding uncharacterized protein, with the translated sequence MGELQAGKSPFKTRNTFDENLKIWSGGEKRSLFSPDLSIGEIIFQQMERNAMLTAQISVTENTELTWKDIQTNAMKVASYMRKLGLEQGDFVGVIGRLTTHLTALAYACFFNGTPYHALHTEYEQSAIERLFGITKPRLIFCDGDEFEKVQAATKGLQVQIVTMRNHPAGILRIQDILTTPVEMNFRPVRLKDGTDQLLAILSSSGTSGLPKAVTISNSHQIIGSFLPVDSSIIQYNPNTLDWASGITMTINAAVFSLTSIIEDCDFDPANLCGLIEKYRISMVFVSSSQLAMLSNCPEFYAADLSSVKYFFYGGSNCSLEVQNKIRSRLSNECVNFSYTLTELNSPGCLNFNFDEKPNSVGRPVRGIQIKIVNELGEAQGPNVVGEICFNNGQKWPGYYKNPEETKKMQDSENWFHTGDLGYMDEDGYLFIIDRLKDMLKYQTIMYYPSEIESVIAEMPNVVEACVFGIWDPVYGDKAAASVVKKQGTQLEAQDVVEYVRKRIPAKFKQLNGGALIVDHIIQSGNRKANRAATKAEFLRIMEKN
- the CG18586 gene encoding uncharacterized protein, isoform C; protein product: MAEMEVKQKLLNAMCTYDDKLKIWSGREAPSLFSPNLSIGEIIFGDMISITEDIVLTREDLHMNAMRVASYMRNMGLGQTDIVGVMGRHTTHQSAVAYACFFNGTPLHALHNAYEEACIAKLFGITKPRLIFCDGDEYEKVKSATKDLQVTIVTMRNHPRGSVRIQDVLTTPVMQNFQPLRLKDGIDHTLAILSSSGTSGFPKAVTISNSHKIIVDYMAINNSNIQYTSSTLDWCSGLSMAITSGVFSTTSIIADCDFDPGLFCRAIGKYRISMVLLSSSYLAIFANCPEFESADLSSLNYVIFGGSSCSLEVQRKVRSRLSHDCLNFCYGLTELNSAGSVNLNFDEKPNSVGRAIRGIKIKVIDEQGEAQEPNVVGEICFHNSQKWAGYYKNPDETRQIQDSENWIHTGDLGYVDKDGYLFVIDRLKDMLKYQNIMYYPSEIENVIAEMPNVLEACVFGIWDPVNGDEAAASLVKKPGTQLEAQDVVEYVRKRITAKFKQLNGGALIVDQIVRSGNRKTNRSAVKEHFLKNYNNN
- the CG18586 gene encoding uncharacterized protein, isoform B → MAEMEVKQKLLNAMCTYDDKLKIWSGREAPSLFSPNLSIGEIIFGDMVNNPKLIAQISITEDIVLTREDLHMNAMRVASYMRNMGLGQTDIVGVMGRHTTHQSAVAYACFFNGTPLHALHNAYEEACIAKLFGITKPRLIFCDGDEYEKVKSATKDLQVTIVTMRNHPRGSVRIQDVLTTPVMQNFQPLRLKDGIDHTLAILSSSGTSGFPKAVTISNSHKIIVDYMAINNSNIQYTSSTLDWCSGLSMAITSGVFSTTSIIADCDFDPGLFCRAIGKYRISMVLLSSSYLAIFANCPEFESADLSSLNYVIFGGSSCSLEVQRKVRSRLSHDCLNFCYGLTELNSAGSVNLNFDEKPNSVGRAIRGIKIKVIDEQGEAQEPNVVGEICFHNSQKWAGYYKNPDETRQIQDSENWIHTGDLGYVDKDGYLFVIDRLKDMLKYQNIMYYPSEIENVIAEMPNVLEACVFGIWDPVNGDEAAASLVKKPGTQLEAQDVVEYVRKRITAKFKQLNGGALIVDQIVRSGNRKTNRSAVKEHFLKNYNNN